ACTCTACGCCTCTTACTTTTTTCATCTCGTCTTCGCGCTCTTTGAGGAAAAGTTCAAGATTGTATTTTTGACGATACGCGGGTGTCATAAGGTGAATTAAAATGTCTCCCATATCAATAACCGTCCAGTTATCATCGGCGTCAACGTTTAAAAAACTCTCCCCCGCACCTTTGAGTTCGGTTTTGAGGTGATCTAAAAGTGAAAGACCATGTCTCTCGCCCATCGTGGTTGCAATCACAACCGTGTTGACAAAATAGTCTTTGCCTGTCATATCAAACACTTGTATCTCTTCTGCTTTTTTATCACTGAGTGCTGTGACAATTCTTTCGATTCTGCTATCCATTGGATTCCTTGTATAAAACGCCATCACTTCATTTTCGATGCTTTTGGGAATAAATCTTCGATCTAAAAATGAGCGGAGCTTTGAAGAACTGATATTAACATTAATTGGTAAAATTTTCAAGTCTTCAGGCGGGTGAAAAGCACCACGAGGTGCTACGACAAATTCTACGTGAGAGCAAAGCTCGTCATAGCGGTTCCATTTGGGCAAAGCGGTGAAACTGTCACTTCCCACAATGAGATAAATCTTGGCATTTTTGTAAAGATGCTTTACATGTAAAACCGTTTCAATCGTTGGAACCTGTCTTTTTTGATCGCATTCGTACGAAAAAATCTCTACTTTTTCCATGCCTTCAAACATCTTTGCAAGCCAACGTTGACGCATCGGAGCAGGGGCACAGAAGCTCTCTTTAAAAGGGCTTAAGTAAGTGGTTACAACTAAAAGTTTGTCAATATCAAGGATTTCAAGGGCTTTTTGGACGATGAGTTCGTGCCCTGTGTGCGGAGGATCGAAAGAGCCTCCAAAAATAGCTATGTTCAACGGTGTGTCTCCATGGACTTTAAACTTTTTTATACATCATTTTTGCTAAAATAATTCGCTTTTCTAAAAGCGAGTATGGATTAAAACGACTATTATATCAAAAGGAAGACCTATGGCACTCAAAATTGCTATAAATGGATTTGGTCGCATTGGAAGATGCGTTGCTAGAATTATTGATTCACGCGATGACGTTGAGCTCGTATGCGTTAACGATACGGCTGATCGTGCTATGACAAAACAGTTACTCAAATACGATAGCGTCCATGGAGTTTTCCAAGGTCACGTTGAATTACTCGAAGATGATTATATGCAGATAGGAAAAGCAAACGTTAAAATGTTTTCAACCCGCGATCCTAAAGCTTTAAATTTTGCAGATTACGGTGTCGATGTCGTTCTTGAATGTACGGGCGCACTTTTAACGCTCAAAGATACACAGGTTTTTATTGACAACGGCATCAAAAGAGTCGTCATGTCTGCTCCTGCAAAAGATGATACACCAACCTTTGTGATGGGTGTTAATGAACACACCTATGCAGGTCAGAGCATTGTTTCTAATGCCAGCTGTACGACAAACTGTTTAGGACCTGTCGCCAAAATTTTGGACGATGCGTTTGGCATTGACAAAGGGTTGATGACAACCGTTCACTCGTATACCAACGA
Above is a genomic segment from Sulfurospirillum halorespirans DSM 13726 containing:
- the nadD gene encoding nicotinate (nicotinamide) nucleotide adenylyltransferase, which codes for MNIAIFGGSFDPPHTGHELIVQKALEILDIDKLLVVTTYLSPFKESFCAPAPMRQRWLAKMFEGMEKVEIFSYECDQKRQVPTIETVLHVKHLYKNAKIYLIVGSDSFTALPKWNRYDELCSHVEFVVAPRGAFHPPEDLKILPINVNISSSKLRSFLDRRFIPKSIENEVMAFYTRNPMDSRIERIVTALSDKKAEEIQVFDMTGKDYFVNTVVIATTMGERHGLSLLDHLKTELKGAGESFLNVDADDNWTVIDMGDILIHLMTPAYRQKYNLELFLKEREDEMKKVRGVE
- the gap gene encoding type I glyceraldehyde-3-phosphate dehydrogenase is translated as MALKIAINGFGRIGRCVARIIDSRDDVELVCVNDTADRAMTKQLLKYDSVHGVFQGHVELLEDDYMQIGKANVKMFSTRDPKALNFADYGVDVVLECTGALLTLKDTQVFIDNGIKRVVMSAPAKDDTPTFVMGVNEHTYAGQSIVSNASCTTNCLGPVAKILDDAFGIDKGLMTTVHSYTNDQNILDVKHSKDLRRARAAAINMIPTSTGAAKAIGLVLPHLKGRLHGQSIRVPTPNVSMVDLNVLLKKETTKEEINALFTEQANGKLKGILEVDVEQRVSQDFVTSTLSSIVALDLTQVIGGTMVKVMAWYDNEWGYSTRLVDMALHVSK